One Methanomassiliicoccales archaeon genomic region harbors:
- a CDS encoding Gfo/Idh/MocA family oxidoreductase — MRRFDIGVIGVGYWGRKIVDEYGGIPGVKVRGVADIDEKNLEYCKERYGIEILTPDYHELLEDESIIAVNVCVPNSLHYQVCRDALNAGKHVLVEKPMTLRSDEGKELVEIARKKNLTLSVGHIYRFNNALAEVRRLIRERFFGRLFLMNLYWVNLEPPYPDRDVIVDLAPHYFDIINFLTDIWPARISCTARPFRRKQLEETAYIISELPTGELATAILSWLAPRKTRQIEIVGERRCCVIDAVAQEVTVYESGYLYKLGIERNNTIQTELLHFIKSIGDPLTETMNSGLIGVRTVEMIEKAKLSMTEGRTVDTDIQR, encoded by the coding sequence ATGAGAAGATTTGATATCGGAGTGATTGGCGTTGGGTATTGGGGGCGAAAGATTGTCGATGAATATGGAGGAATACCAGGAGTTAAGGTGCGAGGGGTTGCGGATATTGATGAGAAGAATCTCGAGTATTGCAAAGAAAGGTATGGGATTGAAATTTTAACCCCAGATTATCACGAATTGCTTGAGGACGAATCGATCATAGCGGTGAATGTATGCGTGCCCAACAGCCTTCACTACCAAGTATGCAGGGATGCGCTGAATGCTGGAAAGCACGTGCTTGTTGAAAAACCGATGACCCTAAGATCAGATGAGGGAAAGGAATTGGTGGAAATTGCCCGGAAAAAGAATCTTACCCTCTCTGTTGGTCATATCTATCGCTTCAATAATGCCCTTGCTGAAGTGAGAAGATTAATTCGAGAGAGATTCTTTGGGCGACTTTTCTTGATGAATCTATATTGGGTCAATTTAGAGCCACCTTATCCTGATAGGGATGTGATTGTGGACCTAGCGCCTCATTATTTCGATATCATCAATTTTTTAACCGATATATGGCCAGCTAGAATAAGTTGTACGGCACGACCATTTAGGCGCAAGCAACTGGAAGAAACAGCATACATCATTTCTGAATTGCCGACAGGCGAATTAGCAACAGCAATTCTTAGTTGGCTCGCACCTAGGAAGACAAGACAGATAGAGATTGTTGGGGAAAGAAGATGCTGCGTTATTGATGCAGTCGCTCAAGAAGTGACTGTTTATGAAAGCGGGTATTTGTATAAACTTGGAATTGAAAGAAACAATACTATTCAAACGGAACTTCTTCATTTTATCAAGTCGATAGGCGATCCCTTAACCGAAACGATGAACAGCGGTCTCATTGGCGTGCGAACTGTTGAAATGATTGAAAAAGCAAAGCTTTCGATGACTGAAGGGAGAACTGTTGATACGGATATCCAACGTTAG
- a CDS encoding DegT/DnrJ/EryC1/StrS family aminotransferase: protein MNRIPLSKPLITDEMIDAASNALRNERLVLGESVYKFEEQFAKYIGTDCAVAVSSGTAALVLALMGLNVRGKEIITTPLSFIATANSIVYSEGIPVFADVDEGTYCIDPAQVIGRISEKTCGILPVHLYGYPCPMDDIKDIARRKGLVIVEDAAQAHGAIYKGRRIGSFGEAGCFSFYPTKNLTVAGDGGMVTTNDSVLASKLRKLRDCGRASRYLHDVFGFTARLNTVNAAIGLVQLKHIEEWNERRRSIAKRYVSKLGNIEEIKLPPMGSADIRPVFHLFVIRCQKRNELAQYLEANGIECGIHYPIPIHLQPIYRSTYNYQEGSFSMSERISREVLSLPMYPALTSHEVDYICEKIADFYGGTVR from the coding sequence ATGAATAGAATTCCACTCAGCAAACCGCTCATCACAGATGAAATGATAGATGCTGCCTCTAACGCACTGAGGAATGAGAGGCTCGTACTCGGTGAAAGCGTGTACAAGTTCGAAGAGCAATTCGCTAAGTATATTGGAACAGATTGTGCCGTTGCTGTTTCTTCGGGCACCGCTGCTCTCGTCCTTGCACTGATGGGGCTCAATGTCCGAGGAAAGGAGATAATTACAACTCCTCTTTCATTTATTGCTACGGCAAATTCGATAGTCTATTCTGAAGGGATTCCGGTGTTTGCAGATGTGGACGAAGGGACGTACTGCATTGATCCGGCTCAGGTAATTGGAAGAATCTCTGAGAAGACCTGCGGAATTCTTCCAGTACACCTTTACGGATATCCATGTCCTATGGATGACATCAAAGATATCGCGAGAAGAAAAGGTCTTGTCATTGTCGAAGATGCTGCGCAAGCTCATGGCGCTATTTACAAAGGAAGGAGAATTGGCTCATTCGGCGAGGCAGGATGCTTTTCTTTCTATCCTACGAAGAATCTAACTGTTGCGGGAGATGGAGGAATGGTCACAACGAATGACAGCGTGCTCGCATCGAAATTGAGGAAACTGAGGGATTGTGGGCGAGCATCGCGATATCTTCATGATGTCTTTGGCTTCACTGCAAGACTTAACACAGTTAATGCCGCAATAGGCCTCGTCCAATTGAAACATATTGAAGAATGGAACGAACGAAGGAGATCGATAGCGAAACGCTATGTTTCCAAGCTGGGGAACATTGAAGAAATAAAGCTTCCTCCCATGGGCTCAGCTGATATTCGTCCAGTCTTTCATTTGTTTGTCATTCGTTGTCAAAAAAGAAACGAATTAGCACAATATCTGGAAGCCAATGGCATTGAGTGTGGCATTCATTATCCAATACCGATACATCTCCAGCCCATCTATCGTAGCACTTATAATTACCAAGAGGGGAGTTTTTCAATGAGCGAGAGAATTTCAAGGGAAGTCCTTTCTCTGCCGATGTATCCTGCTCTAACTTCACACGAAGTCGATTACATATGTGAGAAAATCGCTGACTTTTATGGGGGAACCGTGAGATGA
- a CDS encoding acyltransferase translates to MKLLARYYSIEDCTIGEGTIIRNFVNLYGCSIGRDCKIAAFVEIQRGVKIGNRCKIEAYSFIPSGVTIEDEVFVGPHVVFTNDIYPRAVGDWTVVPTLVKRGASIGAGAVVICGVTIGENAMIGAGSVVTRDVPPNTLVVGNPAKVVRKFENSLKR, encoded by the coding sequence ATGAAACTTTTAGCCAGATACTATTCAATTGAGGATTGCACGATTGGCGAAGGAACGATCATCAGAAACTTCGTCAACCTCTATGGTTGCAGTATCGGACGTGATTGCAAGATCGCAGCGTTTGTAGAAATTCAGCGAGGCGTGAAGATTGGCAACAGATGTAAGATTGAAGCCTATTCTTTTATTCCATCCGGTGTGACGATAGAGGATGAGGTCTTTGTTGGTCCCCATGTTGTCTTCACTAATGACATTTATCCAAGAGCTGTCGGAGATTGGACGGTGGTCCCCACTCTAGTGAAGCGTGGCGCTTCCATAGGTGCAGGGGCGGTTGTGATCTGCGGTGTGACCATCGGCGAGAATGCAATGATTGGCGCTGGGTCAGTGGTCACGCGAGATGTGCCGCCAAATACGCTCGTCGTGGGCAATCCCGCCAAGGTCGTTAGGAAATTTGAAAACTCGCTTAAAAGGTGA
- a CDS encoding glycosyltransferase, which produces MLISVVLNIMNEERNISDLLDSLVVQEMPIEIIVVDAGSKDRTREIVKAYAQRYQFVKMYVKPGTRGESTNYGISKATGNIIAFTGGDCIVNPFWAKELRKTIAEGADIVAGRTINLGPEAWEDLERVELYHKGFDVSYPSCNMAFRREVLEKVGGFDPWFITAEDIDLNYRAVEAGFSIKYNPNAIVYHRTKGTIYKFFKQAFWNGVGRKQLTLKHGKLWSSYDPIKMFKQKVNTWSLLRLTCALLGYVGFKLFGDRGPYVKRQNN; this is translated from the coding sequence ATGCTTATTAGTGTTGTTCTCAACATAATGAACGAGGAGAGAAATATTTCCGATCTTCTTGATAGCCTCGTAGTTCAGGAGATGCCTATTGAAATCATCGTCGTCGACGCAGGTAGCAAAGATAGAACAAGAGAGATCGTGAAGGCTTACGCTCAGAGATACCAATTTGTCAAAATGTATGTAAAACCCGGCACTCGAGGCGAAAGCACAAACTACGGAATTTCGAAAGCAACAGGGAATATTATAGCGTTCACTGGCGGTGACTGCATCGTTAACCCATTCTGGGCGAAGGAACTCCGAAAGACTATTGCAGAAGGAGCGGATATCGTTGCCGGTAGAACAATCAATTTAGGGCCTGAAGCATGGGAGGATTTGGAACGCGTTGAGTTGTATCACAAGGGATTCGATGTTTCGTATCCTAGTTGCAACATGGCATTCCGCAGGGAAGTTCTTGAAAAGGTCGGAGGATTTGATCCTTGGTTCATAACAGCAGAGGACATAGATCTAAATTACAGAGCGGTCGAAGCAGGCTTTTCAATAAAATATAATCCAAATGCCATAGTTTATCATAGAACGAAAGGAACGATTTACAAATTCTTTAAACAAGCGTTTTGGAATGGCGTCGGCAGAAAACAGCTGACGCTAAAGCATGGTAAGCTCTGGAGCTCTTATGATCCCATCAAGATGTTTAAACAAAAGGTGAACACCTGGTCTTTGTTAAGACTTACTTGTGCCCTCTTGGGATATGTGGGCTTTAAGTTATTTGGCGACAGGGGACCCTATGTGAAGCGACAAAATAACTAG
- a CDS encoding glycosyltransferase family 2 protein, translating to MLRISIIIPTMNEEQSIGKVIDSIHATMIKTHMEYEILVVDTNSKDRTREIAKEKGAVIIDEPRRGYGRAYKTGFEMSKGDIIVTLDADCTYPAEAIPELVRILESTSIDFLTTNRFANMEKGAMSIKHRFGNWILTNTLNILFGMKIKDSQSGMWVFRKECLKNFVLRSDGMPFSEEIKIEAFNKVKTIEYPIHYKRRVGKVKLSSWRDGWENLLFLFKKKFSRV from the coding sequence ATGCTGAGAATCTCAATTATCATTCCAACAATGAATGAGGAGCAATCAATTGGAAAAGTGATCGACAGTATTCATGCTACAATGATTAAAACCCATATGGAATATGAGATACTGGTAGTAGATACTAATTCGAAGGATAGAACACGTGAGATTGCAAAAGAAAAGGGCGCCGTTATCATCGACGAGCCACGGCGAGGCTATGGTCGAGCTTATAAAACTGGATTTGAGATGTCTAAGGGTGATATTATTGTCACCTTAGACGCTGATTGCACATACCCAGCTGAGGCAATTCCCGAACTAGTAAGGATTTTAGAAAGTACAAGCATTGATTTTCTCACGACAAACCGTTTTGCCAATATGGAAAAGGGAGCAATGAGCATCAAACATCGGTTCGGAAACTGGATACTCACAAATACTCTAAACATCCTATTCGGTATGAAAATCAAAGACTCGCAAAGTGGAATGTGGGTTTTTAGAAAGGAGTGCCTAAAAAATTTTGTTTTGAGAAGTGACGGGATGCCCTTTTCTGAAGAGATCAAAATCGAAGCTTTCAATAAGGTAAAGACAATCGAATATCCTATACATTATAAGAGGCGGGTAGGAAAAGTCAAACTTTCATCATGGCGGGATGGATGGGAAAATCTCTTGTTCCTCTTTAAGAAGAAATTTTCACGGGTGTGA
- a CDS encoding uracil-DNA glycosylase has protein sequence MKLDMGCTRCHLARNRRQIVPPDGNPESRVCLLGEAPGKTEDMLGRPFVGRAGRMLDTLMAKAGLSRQKVFITNVVKCRPPANRRPKSDEMEACFVYLAEELEGKELVVALGRTACLDLLGREVRLIEEANRLYETDVLGRKILILPTYHPAACLFNKEARDVLYRSLRFVCDYLEGKVNTQH, from the coding sequence ATGAAACTCGATATGGGATGCACGCGATGCCATCTTGCTCGTAATCGCCGTCAAATCGTCCCACCTGATGGTAATCCTGAATCTAGGGTTTGCCTGCTGGGAGAGGCACCTGGCAAGACTGAAGACATGTTGGGAAGGCCGTTTGTTGGGAGAGCCGGTAGGATGCTTGATACATTGATGGCTAAGGCAGGCTTATCGAGGCAAAAAGTATTCATTACAAATGTCGTGAAATGCAGACCACCAGCAAATCGCCGACCGAAAAGTGACGAAATGGAAGCTTGTTTTGTCTACCTAGCCGAAGAGCTCGAAGGCAAAGAACTCGTAGTGGCGCTGGGGAGGACGGCCTGCCTCGATCTGCTCGGAAGAGAAGTCAGGCTAATTGAGGAAGCGAATAGATTGTATGAGACGGATGTTTTGGGAAGGAAGATTCTGATTCTTCCAACATATCATCCTGCAGCTTGCCTATTTAATAAGGAAGCACGGGATGTGCTTTATAGAAGTCTTCGATTTGTGTGTGATTATCTAGAGGGCAAAGTGAACACACAGCACTAA
- the pyrE gene encoding orotate phosphoribosyltransferase encodes MEEIKRALMKCGALLLGEFTLASGKKSTYYIDIKRAITDPSILSIIADKIVNLISKNGIRFDKIAGVVVGSIPLAVAVSLKTGIPYVMVRKERKDHGTGKMIEGIVEKGERIIIIEDVVTSGVSASEAATILRNAGAIVDYVIAIVDREEGAKDFLKSINIELIPLLKSMDLLG; translated from the coding sequence ATGGAAGAAATTAAGCGCGCATTAATGAAATGTGGAGCACTTTTGTTAGGGGAATTTACACTAGCATCAGGCAAGAAGAGCACCTATTACATTGACATCAAAAGGGCGATAACGGATCCTTCAATTCTCTCCATCATTGCTGATAAAATTGTGAATCTTATCAGCAAAAACGGGATAAGATTTGACAAGATTGCAGGTGTGGTAGTCGGATCAATTCCGCTCGCTGTTGCAGTATCCTTGAAAACTGGCATTCCATACGTAATGGTAAGGAAAGAAAGAAAGGATCACGGAACGGGAAAGATGATTGAAGGGATTGTTGAAAAGGGTGAGCGGATAATAATCATTGAAGACGTTGTGACTTCTGGAGTCTCTGCATCAGAAGCGGCTACGATACTGAGGAATGCTGGTGCGATCGTCGATTACGTGATCGCTATCGTAGACAGAGAAGAAGGAGCGAAAGATTTCTTGAAATCAATAAACATTGAACTGATCCCTCTTCTAAAATCAATGGATCTGTTAGGCTGA
- a CDS encoding CDP-2,3-bis-(O-geranylgeranyl)-sn-glycerol synthase, with protein MDLLKIAFSGIWLMLPALIPNPAAVLFGGGPPIDFGKCIGGRRILGDGKTWLGFIGGVCAGISFGIIMLLIAFQFDPHNLWGFKSVQTGIGVVSSLSVGSLLGDMGGSFIKRRLGIPRGAKAPGLDQYDFLVGSIVVILIFYPDWFISNFVADEHVLTLITLIIIVPILHKIVNIIGYKIGKKNVPW; from the coding sequence ATGGATCTCCTCAAAATAGCCTTCAGTGGGATCTGGCTGATGCTACCTGCCCTCATTCCAAACCCTGCAGCTGTGCTTTTCGGTGGCGGTCCCCCGATTGATTTCGGGAAGTGTATCGGAGGAAGGAGGATCTTAGGAGATGGAAAAACCTGGTTGGGCTTCATTGGGGGGGTTTGTGCCGGCATTTCTTTTGGGATTATTATGCTGTTGATAGCCTTTCAATTCGACCCTCATAATCTCTGGGGCTTCAAGTCTGTGCAAACCGGAATAGGTGTGGTATCATCACTTTCCGTCGGTTCATTACTTGGCGATATGGGTGGCTCATTCATAAAGCGCAGATTAGGCATTCCAAGAGGTGCAAAAGCACCAGGTCTTGATCAATACGATTTTCTGGTGGGATCAATCGTAGTCATTTTGATTTTTTATCCCGATTGGTTTATCAGCAACTTCGTTGCCGATGAGCATGTTTTGACGCTCATTACCCTGATCATAATTGTGCCAATACTCCACAAGATAGTGAATATTATAGGCTACAAAATTGGTAAGAAAAATGTCCCGTGGTGA
- a CDS encoding ATP-dependent DNA helicase: protein MDLFPYVPRKGQLEMVEGIRNAVRNRGHIVIESGTGTGKTICALVGCLEASLEKSNKVLYLTRTNAQQQQVLKELREINKRHRVFGIGIQGRQSTCPLVRRDPDLRSGTPEELSKLCSEKKRRTVEELEGGCKFYEATIETPFDEIENYAMSEIPSVEEFVDYCDRRGICPYELIKELIVKATVVTAPYAYFFVGYIRETLLDWISQPISELVVIVDEAHNLPDYGRDVKSIHLTERGLQLVQREADEFGNIDILDGLSVLDVVSEVDHALQMAVDEYLLDEDGLVPMRFLEEHLMHAFTLNSRMLELASRQMMIYGELIRERKKEVGRLPRSYIYNFGAFLNFWMNIDEQYYIKLIVGGEAPSFEGYCLDPSLATAPLLDCAASVHMSGTLSPLVEYRDSIGLPVDTTLKSIPSPFPKKNRKIFFIDDVTTKYDDVTRDPEIIDKMGDYLVNICNAVKRNTVVFFPSFSLMQRFLSNGILQRIKRKVHIESRDMSQTELMETVTRFKEDAAHGSILFAVAGGRISEGLDFPDRELELALIIGIPYPKPTARQRSLLHYYEMKFGRGWEYTVRAPAYRRMLQAIGRLIRTERDVGAAVILDRRAKQFSDRVEVFPTKDVVEDILQFYEERKKGANTLKVEQENAKNSYMDG, encoded by the coding sequence ATGGATCTGTTCCCGTACGTACCTCGAAAAGGTCAGCTGGAGATGGTCGAAGGCATTAGAAATGCTGTAAGGAATAGAGGTCATATTGTCATAGAATCTGGAACGGGAACGGGTAAGACTATTTGTGCGCTCGTTGGATGTCTCGAAGCATCTCTTGAAAAGAGCAACAAGGTGCTTTATCTTACTAGGACAAATGCACAGCAGCAGCAGGTACTCAAGGAGTTAAGAGAAATTAACAAACGACATCGCGTATTTGGTATAGGTATTCAAGGAAGACAGAGTACGTGTCCTTTGGTGAGGCGTGATCCAGATCTCAGATCAGGCACGCCTGAGGAACTTTCCAAGCTTTGCTCCGAAAAGAAAAGAAGGACTGTGGAAGAACTCGAGGGAGGTTGTAAGTTTTACGAAGCCACGATAGAAACACCGTTTGATGAGATCGAAAATTACGCTATGTCCGAAATACCAAGCGTTGAGGAATTTGTAGACTATTGCGATAGAAGAGGAATTTGTCCATATGAACTAATAAAAGAGTTGATCGTCAAGGCAACAGTAGTGACAGCTCCATACGCCTATTTTTTCGTTGGGTACATACGCGAAACTCTCCTCGATTGGATATCTCAACCGATTTCCGAATTAGTTGTAATCGTGGATGAGGCACACAATCTGCCGGACTATGGGAGAGATGTTAAAAGCATCCACTTGACGGAAAGGGGACTCCAGCTCGTACAAAGAGAAGCGGATGAGTTTGGCAATATCGATATCTTGGACGGGCTGAGTGTGCTTGATGTTGTGTCGGAAGTGGATCACGCATTACAAATGGCAGTCGATGAATACCTGCTTGATGAAGACGGACTTGTGCCCATGAGATTCTTGGAAGAGCATCTCATGCATGCCTTTACTTTGAATTCAAGAATGTTAGAATTGGCAAGTCGCCAGATGATGATTTATGGCGAGCTCATCAGGGAGAGAAAAAAAGAAGTTGGTCGGCTGCCAAGATCTTATATATATAACTTCGGAGCATTTTTGAATTTCTGGATGAATATTGATGAACAGTATTACATTAAGCTCATCGTGGGAGGTGAGGCCCCCTCATTTGAGGGATATTGCCTAGATCCTTCATTAGCCACTGCTCCCCTTCTTGATTGCGCGGCTTCTGTTCATATGTCAGGAACCCTTTCCCCACTTGTCGAATATAGAGATTCGATAGGTCTTCCTGTGGATACAACCTTGAAATCAATCCCCTCACCCTTTCCAAAGAAAAATAGGAAGATATTCTTCATCGATGATGTTACAACAAAATATGATGATGTTACAAGAGATCCGGAGATTATAGATAAGATGGGGGATTATTTAGTTAACATCTGTAATGCGGTAAAACGCAATACGGTAGTTTTTTTCCCATCATTCAGCCTAATGCAGCGCTTTCTTTCAAATGGAATTCTTCAAAGGATAAAAAGAAAGGTTCACATCGAATCGCGCGATATGAGCCAGACAGAACTGATGGAAACTGTGACCCGATTTAAGGAGGACGCAGCTCACGGCTCGATCCTTTTCGCTGTCGCTGGTGGAAGAATTAGTGAGGGTCTTGATTTTCCAGATCGCGAGTTAGAGCTTGCTCTCATCATCGGCATACCGTATCCAAAACCTACTGCAAGGCAAAGATCGTTACTTCATTACTACGAAATGAAGTTTGGTCGAGGTTGGGAGTACACGGTAAGGGCTCCTGCTTATAGGAGAATGCTCCAGGCAATAGGTCGGTTAATAAGAACAGAAAGAGACGTAGGTGCAGCTGTCATTCTAGACCGCAGAGCAAAGCAATTCTCTGACAGGGTCGAAGTTTTCCCTACTAAAGATGTTGTAGAGGATATTCTTCAGTTCTATGAAGAGCGAAAAAAGGGGGCAAATACATTGAAAGTGGAGCAAGAGAATGCGAAAAATTCATACATGGACGGCTGA
- a CDS encoding DUF6015 family protein, with product MSKNNGNNGRSSTFTVDDLAKAIRNSIDRNGMPDEQARAMASHIMNFFGYSERIIDNILEPEDRDAFYMLEDTGILTTEREETTLYDGREWRIHYWLFRKERILELLEMNGSSKHSDAGADSVYDEIPDDVWHRN from the coding sequence ATGTCCAAGAATAATGGCAATAACGGTAGGTCATCAACATTTACCGTTGATGATTTGGCGAAGGCCATTAGAAACAGTATTGATAGAAATGGAATGCCAGATGAGCAGGCAAGGGCAATGGCCAGTCATATAATGAACTTCTTTGGATACAGTGAGAGGATCATTGACAACATCCTTGAGCCTGAGGATCGTGACGCCTTCTACATGTTGGAAGATACAGGGATATTAACCACAGAGCGCGAGGAAACAACGCTATATGATGGTAGGGAGTGGCGAATTCATTACTGGCTTTTCAGAAAGGAGAGAATTTTAGAATTACTTGAGATGAACGGCTCGAGTAAGCATTCCGATGCCGGTGCCGACTCTGTCTACGACGAAATTCCTGACGATGTCTGGCATAGAAACTGA